From Thermodesulfobacteriota bacterium, the proteins below share one genomic window:
- a CDS encoding cytochrome c3 family protein, which produces MTTILRKRTLLLLGIILALAGAIWFAARGSSFAQPRKFERKGCLDCHKKFSEKYLPMKALHPGMKEGKCEDCHLRHGIVPKLLLKKDGNELCYSCHSKEKLGLNQPKVHTVLKTGKCASCHNPHGSQGSHLLKAEGPEACYQCHKKETYQKKVVHAVLQKDGCRVCHAPHSSSQADLLVKAKTPLCLSCHDPGKGSFKKAHGNYPVESKTCTGCHDPHSSSKEKLLMTSAHAPVAEKGCDSCHPAPDSKTPFSTTEKGGKLCLQCHDEAGLKGGGTVLHAPFKGGECLSCHDPHASTNTDLLSRGGNALCLECHSEQGKMVAKEHAALTKGKGCLSCHKPHAAAVKGLLAAKDADLCYTCHAKVKGSLKAKRQHPPFSEGDCSSCHNPHGSDLPGILKDREDKVCYTCHADAASGFVKKSIHQPVLSGNCSACHDAHGADGGKILKKSGAALCAECHKDLMKETPGSIVHDPFKGGECRSCHDSHASDFGGMLVAKQDKVCSECHSELKEGLKGGKSRHEPVSTGECTKCHNPHQAKLKGLLLVQGPDLCLSCHKGLKEKMQKEKTHSPVGRDCLRCHGPHFTAQGNLLSKPALALCSECHNVKDAAFGKAHLDIDPAAMNCTGCHTPHASKDPKFFKEKVHAPFAGRSCEDCHLPAKR; this is translated from the coding sequence ATGACGACCATCTTACGCAAACGGACCCTTCTGCTTCTTGGCATCATCCTCGCGCTCGCGGGGGCGATCTGGTTCGCCGCCCGCGGCTCCTCCTTCGCGCAGCCGAGGAAGTTCGAGAGGAAAGGGTGCCTCGACTGCCACAAGAAGTTCTCCGAGAAATATCTCCCCATGAAGGCGCTGCACCCCGGGATGAAGGAAGGGAAGTGCGAGGATTGCCACCTTCGGCACGGGATCGTCCCGAAACTCCTCCTGAAGAAGGACGGCAACGAATTGTGCTACTCGTGCCACTCGAAGGAGAAGTTGGGGCTGAACCAGCCGAAGGTGCACACGGTTCTGAAAACGGGAAAGTGTGCCTCCTGTCACAACCCGCACGGCTCCCAGGGTAGCCACCTGCTGAAGGCGGAAGGCCCGGAGGCCTGCTACCAGTGTCACAAGAAGGAGACCTATCAGAAGAAGGTGGTCCACGCGGTCCTGCAGAAGGACGGCTGCCGCGTATGCCACGCCCCCCACAGCTCCTCGCAGGCCGATCTTCTCGTCAAGGCGAAAACGCCTCTGTGCCTCTCCTGCCACGATCCGGGCAAAGGGTCCTTCAAGAAGGCGCACGGGAACTATCCGGTCGAATCGAAAACCTGCACGGGGTGTCACGACCCGCATTCCTCCTCCAAAGAGAAGCTGTTAATGACCAGCGCTCATGCGCCGGTCGCGGAAAAGGGCTGCGACTCCTGCCACCCGGCCCCCGATTCCAAGACCCCTTTCTCGACGACGGAGAAGGGCGGGAAGCTCTGCCTGCAGTGCCACGACGAGGCCGGACTGAAAGGCGGGGGCACGGTCCTGCACGCCCCCTTCAAGGGCGGGGAGTGCCTCTCCTGCCACGATCCGCACGCATCGACGAACACCGACCTGCTTTCCAGGGGCGGCAACGCCCTCTGCCTCGAGTGTCATTCGGAGCAGGGGAAGATGGTGGCGAAGGAGCACGCGGCGCTTACCAAGGGGAAGGGGTGCCTTTCCTGCCACAAGCCGCATGCCGCGGCCGTTAAAGGACTCCTCGCCGCGAAGGATGCGGATCTCTGCTACACCTGCCACGCCAAGGTCAAGGGGTCCCTCAAGGCGAAGAGGCAGCATCCGCCCTTCTCGGAGGGGGACTGCTCCTCCTGCCACAACCCCCACGGATCCGACCTCCCGGGGATTCTCAAGGACCGCGAGGACAAGGTGTGCTACACCTGCCACGCCGACGCGGCGTCCGGATTCGTGAAGAAGAGCATCCACCAGCCGGTCCTTTCGGGGAACTGCAGCGCATGCCACGACGCCCACGGCGCGGACGGCGGAAAGATCCTCAAGAAGTCCGGAGCGGCCCTTTGCGCCGAATGCCACAAGGACCTCATGAAGGAGACCCCCGGATCGATCGTGCACGACCCGTTCAAAGGCGGGGAATGCCGGTCGTGCCACGATTCCCACGCCTCCGATTTCGGGGGGATGCTCGTCGCGAAGCAGGACAAGGTCTGCTCCGAGTGCCATTCCGAGCTGAAGGAAGGCCTGAAGGGCGGCAAGAGCCGCCATGAACCGGTTTCGACGGGGGAGTGCACGAAGTGCCACAACCCCCATCAGGCCAAGCTAAAAGGTCTTCTGCTGGTCCAGGGGCCGGACCTGTGCCTATCCTGCCACAAGGGCCTGAAGGAGAAGATGCAGAAGGAGAAGACCCATTCCCCCGTCGGGCGCGACTGCCTGCGGTGCCACGGGCCCCATTTCACGGCGCAGGGGAACCTGCTGTCGAAACCTGCGCTCGCGCTCTGCTCCGAGTGCCACAACGTGAAGGACGCCGCGTTCGGAAAGGCTCACCTCGACATCGATCCGGCGGCGATGAACTGCACGGGCTGCCATACGCCTCATGCGTCGAAGGACCCGAAGTTCTTCAAGGAAAAAGTGCACGCTCCGTTCGCCGGGCGGTCCTGCGAGGACTGCCACCTCCCGGCGAAGCGATGA
- a CDS encoding cytochrome c3 family protein, with the protein MTLRTKTSLVLVAIVSMAAISSAHAQDKFRLKPGAKGKVCLECHDAFKEKMKQPFVHTPVKAGDCSDCHNPHTSDHGKLLAGNPNRICFSCHDGIVPANARSAHKVAVEGDCAKCHDPHASKNRNNLLAAGNQLCFGCHQDIAKRVAGAKFKHNPVDKGCLSCHSPHASASTPALLKTAVPGICVACHKPDVPAFGKAHAGYPVAKSDCSSCHDPHGSDSRGILWGKPHQPVANKMCGQCHPDASSPDALKTRKAGLDLCRGCHNDTMNEIQGKKRIHWPLVDKEACRNCHRPHASPEKALLKEPEKKLCAECHQDTMTQLARSANKHKPAADGKCTVCHRPHSSNLVFLLDNTSQINLCGTCHDWQKHSSHPIGEKAVDQRNRNLTMDCISCHAPHGSDQKRFAWYDVKMELCVQCHEQFKR; encoded by the coding sequence ATGACGCTTCGAACCAAGACCTCGCTGGTGCTTGTCGCGATCGTTTCCATGGCGGCGATATCGTCGGCCCACGCCCAGGACAAGTTCCGGCTGAAGCCCGGGGCCAAGGGGAAGGTTTGCCTGGAATGCCATGACGCCTTCAAGGAAAAGATGAAGCAGCCCTTTGTCCACACTCCCGTGAAGGCGGGTGACTGCTCCGACTGCCACAATCCCCACACTTCGGACCACGGGAAACTGCTCGCGGGGAACCCGAACCGGATCTGCTTCTCGTGTCACGACGGAATCGTTCCGGCAAACGCGCGCAGCGCGCACAAGGTGGCCGTGGAAGGCGACTGCGCGAAATGCCACGACCCGCATGCATCGAAAAACAGGAATAACCTCCTGGCGGCAGGCAACCAGCTCTGCTTCGGCTGTCACCAGGACATCGCAAAGCGGGTCGCGGGAGCGAAGTTCAAGCATAATCCCGTCGATAAAGGGTGCCTGAGCTGTCACTCGCCGCACGCCTCCGCATCCACTCCCGCGCTTCTAAAGACCGCCGTGCCGGGTATCTGCGTGGCGTGCCACAAGCCCGACGTTCCCGCGTTCGGCAAGGCGCACGCCGGGTATCCCGTGGCGAAGTCGGACTGCTCCTCCTGCCACGATCCCCACGGATCCGACAGCCGCGGGATCCTCTGGGGGAAGCCGCATCAGCCCGTCGCGAACAAGATGTGCGGCCAGTGTCACCCGGACGCCTCTTCCCCGGATGCGCTCAAGACCCGCAAGGCGGGACTGGACCTTTGCCGCGGATGCCACAACGACACGATGAACGAGATCCAGGGAAAGAAGCGGATCCACTGGCCCCTGGTGGACAAGGAGGCGTGCCGGAACTGCCATCGTCCGCACGCGTCCCCGGAGAAGGCGCTCCTGAAAGAACCGGAAAAGAAGTTGTGCGCCGAATGCCACCAGGACACGATGACGCAACTGGCGAGATCCGCGAACAAGCACAAGCCCGCCGCGGATGGGAAATGCACCGTTTGCCATCGTCCGCATTCGTCGAACCTGGTTTTCCTGCTCGACAACACGAGTCAGATCAACCTGTGCGGGACCTGCCACGACTGGCAGAAGCACTCCTCGCATCCGATCGGGGAGAAGGCGGTCGACCAGCGGAACCGGAACCTCACGATGGACTGCATCAGTTGCCACGCGCCTCACGGGTCGGACCAGAAGCGTTTCGCCTGGTACGACGTCAAGATGGAGCTTTGCGTGCAGTGCCACGAACAATTCAAGAGGTGA
- a CDS encoding NHL repeat-containing protein — MRIDIGKLLFATSLIAAATGLHAAETVKFRQTAPIYVDGKGGAIRQPEGTACRGNSLVIADTGNGRLLRYTLAGETWTPGGVIAVPQLPSPIRVEMNSRGEILALDGSTRRIVRISPAGEFVGYVAPAGDVKGAVVPRSLRVDKDDNLYLLEVSSARVLVLDPVGKPIREIPFPRDHRFMSDLALDDAGNIYLADSVGKRVYRVAKGAAEATPLTESLHEEAYFPASIATDKGGRIYLVDQNGSGVVILGPDGSFRGRRLSMGWKEGFLRYPAQMCVTENGAAFIADRGNNRIDGFLITE, encoded by the coding sequence ATGCGCATCGACATAGGAAAGCTGCTTTTCGCCACGTCGCTCATCGCCGCCGCGACCGGCCTTCACGCGGCGGAGACCGTCAAGTTCCGGCAGACGGCCCCGATCTACGTGGACGGAAAAGGGGGCGCGATCCGGCAGCCGGAGGGGACGGCGTGCCGCGGTAATTCCCTCGTGATTGCGGACACCGGCAACGGGCGCCTTCTGCGGTACACGCTGGCGGGCGAGACGTGGACCCCCGGCGGCGTCATCGCGGTCCCGCAGCTGCCGTCCCCGATCCGGGTGGAGATGAATTCCAGGGGCGAGATCCTCGCCCTCGACGGCAGCACGCGCAGGATCGTGCGCATATCCCCTGCCGGGGAATTCGTCGGGTACGTCGCTCCCGCGGGAGATGTGAAGGGGGCGGTTGTCCCGAGGTCCCTGCGGGTGGACAAGGACGACAATCTGTACCTTCTGGAAGTCTCCTCCGCCCGGGTCCTCGTGCTGGACCCGGTCGGAAAACCGATCCGGGAGATCCCTTTTCCGAGGGACCACCGATTCATGTCGGATCTTGCGCTCGACGACGCCGGGAACATCTACCTTGCGGACAGTGTGGGAAAGCGCGTGTACAGGGTCGCGAAAGGGGCCGCCGAGGCGACTCCATTGACGGAAAGCCTGCACGAGGAGGCGTATTTTCCCGCATCCATCGCGACGGACAAGGGCGGGAGGATCTACCTGGTCGACCAGAACGGTTCAGGGGTCGTCATCCTGGGGCCGGACGGGTCCTTCCGCGGGCGGCGGCTGAGCATGGGGTGGAAGGAGGGATTCCTCCGATACCCGGCTCAGATGTGCGTCACGGAAAACGGGGCCGCGTTCATCGCGGACAGGGGGAACAACCGGATCGACGGGTTCCTGATCACGGAATGA